Proteins from a genomic interval of Plasmodium reichenowi strain SY57 chromosome 11, whole genome shotgun sequence:
- a CDS encoding farnesyltransferase beta subunit, putative: MEKNDSYLLRYHKNKILIHLLYELINYEKDKYAINIDFENETSYNYIENIIKLLFNYIFNLNEDYLDFDTTEKNSINTSFSSCSSDIINEEYVNSIDHDNIFNSLFFNNMYIKEHTINDHCINEILYKSDNSKPKHLYNNIKEKNVNNLTQNNQRDCLHEDISEKYTGMYDNVTKLSSKQNNIEQETLPTYIQNDNKYISCDITNNDQLLNNTVFNFYLNCNKNSKTLKEKLKVEKQILTIYYKSFSSTIIDMLLNNPNIHIPDIIIYFLFNHVQKIEDITSYFKNQSYTFHTIHSYIKQINNMDNKNIINKHTPLHTFEHSKQLYHKKPSENIQKENNIDYLNNETEEYNEPYADSINIHLHKFINDKKIDSTNNLNSNIVEFMSIHIKKQEPYMLSTYKYNFKLNNSNNLLNKFMSILNLQLEKHLHFKFCLDIFFLKNMKLISLEASKPWIFYWCIHSIHILYNTFEIEEKIGKPTFDYIKKCVFLYLNKIKNKDGGFGGGLNQYTHIATTYATVCVFIYLHDEQNNFLSFLDKKKLHSYILKLKCKDGSFRVHINGEIDMRGTYCAISICSMCHILTNEVKKNVEKYILSCQNYEGGFTSEKFQECHGGYSYCALATLCILGKVNKINLKNLTHWLMNKQSNIEGAFMGRTNKLVDSCYSFWMGSIFFLIYEIYILKSMLFNKGDKTKNNNNDEYVIIEKGNEIKDYSKSHQLCSEKDINSNTYTENIKSNCFYKYLNQNNDNPNNYLCEQKDVLTYHKMPNEETKLLHHQNVRNISKESQIMEDILFFENYKNEYRQKNVLFNANFLKLYLYLCSQNSKGGMKDKPKERIDYYHTCYALSGLSLVQNHLSSLDKNNFKDIQNKDIYNNLNRIHILYNITVDKVYNSYNYFSPNIPLNQNKINYRTGKGAYLYLKRLLQE; encoded by the coding sequence atggaaaaaaatgattCGTATTTATTGAGATATCACAAGAACAAAATTTTGATTCACCTTTTATATGAgttaataaattatgaaaagGATAAGTATGCAATTAATATAGATTTTGAAAATGAAAcatcatataattatatagaaaatattataaaattgttgtttaattatatatttaatttaaatgaagATTATTTAGATTTTGACACTACCGAAAAAAATAGTATAAATACAAGTTTTTCTTCATGTTCATCagatattataaatgaagaatatGTAAACTCAATAGACcatgataatatttttaattccctgttttttaataatatgtacattAAAGAACATACAATAAATGATCATTgtataaatgaaatattatataaatcagACAATTCTAAACCtaaacatttatataataatataaaggaaaaaaatgtaaataatttaaCTCAAAATAATCAACGAGATTGTTTACATGAAGATATATCTGAAAAATATACAGGAATGTATGACAATGTAACAAAATTATCTAGTAAACAAAACAATATAGAACAAGAAACATTACCTACTTATATtcaaaatgataataaatatatatcttgtgatataacaaataatgaccaacttttaaataatactgttttcaatttttatttaaattgtaataaaaatagtaaaacattaaaagaaaaattaaaagtagaaaaacaaatattaaCAATTTATTACAAATCATTTTCTTCTACTATCATTGATATGCTTTTAAATAATCCAAACATACATATACCtgatataattatatatttcctttttaatCATGTACAAAAAATTGAAGATATCACTTCTTACTTCAAAAACCAATCGTATACATTCCATACAATACATTCCTacataaaacaaataaacaacatggataataaaaatataattaataaacaTACACCTTTACATACTTTTGAACATTCGAAACAATTATATCATAAGAAACCATCTgaaaatattcaaaagGAAAACAATATtgattatttaaataatgaaacGGAAGAATATAACGAACCATACGCTGACAGTATAAACATACATTTGCacaaatttataaatgataaGAAAATTGATTCaacaaataatttaaattctAACATAGTCGAATTTATGAgtattcatataaaaaaacaagaGCCTTACATGTTATCAACgtacaaatataattttaaattaaacAATTCAAacaatttattaaataaatttatgaGCATATTAAACTTACAGTTAGAAAAACATCTTCATTTCAAATTTTGTcttgatatattttttttaaaaaatatgaaattaaTTAGTTTAGAAGCTTCCAAACCTTGGATTTTTTATTGGTGTATACATTccatacatatattatataacacATTTGAaattgaagaaaaaatagGTAAACCGACATTtgattatattaaaaaatgtgtTTTCCTTTATctaaacaaaataaaaaataaggatGGAGGATTTGGTGGAGGATTAAATCAATATACACACATTGCAACGACTTATGCAACTGTCTgtgtttttatatatttacatgATGAACAAAATAACTTTTTAAGCTTTcttgataaaaaaaaattacattCTTATATACTAAAATTGAAATGTAAAGATGGATCTTTTAGAGTACATATAAATGGAGAAATTGATATGCGAGGAACTTATTGTGCTATATCTATTTGTTCTATGTGtcatatattaacaaatgaggttaaaaaaaatgttgaaaaatatattttgtcATGTCAAAATTATGAAGGTGGTTTTACAAGTGAAAAATTCCAAGAATGCCATGGAGGATATTCTTATTGTGCCTTAGCTACCTTATGTATATTAGGAAAAGtcaataaaataaatctGAAAAATTTAACACATTGGTTAATGAATAAACAAAGTAATATAGAAGGTGCATTCATGGGAAGAACAAATAAGTTGGTCGATTCATGTTATTCATTTTGGATGGGTTCCATATTCTTCTTAatttatgaaatatatatcttaaaAAGTATGCTTTTTAATAAAGGTGACAAAAccaaaaataataataatgacgaatatgttattatagAAAAAGGGAATGAAATAAAGGATTATTCAAAATCACATCAATTATGTAGTGAAAAGGATATAAATTCAAATACATATACAGAGAATATAAAATCaaattgtttttataaatatttaaatcaaaataatgataatcctaataattatttatgtgAACAAAAAGATGTTCTAACATATCATAAAATGCCAAATGAGGAAACAAAATTGTTACACCATCAAAATGTAAGGAATATATCAAAAGAATCCCAAATTATGgaagatatattattttttgaaaattacaaaaatgaatataGACAAAAAAATGTTCTGTTCAATGcaaattttttaaagctttacttatatttatgttcaCAAAATAGTAAAGGAGGAATGAAAGATAAACCAAAAGAAAGGATAGATTATTATCATACGTGTTATGCTTTAAGTGGATTATCCTTAGTACAAAATCATTTATCATCattagataaaaataattttaaagaCATTCAgaataaagatatatataataatttaaatagAATACATATACTATATAATATCACAGTTGATAAAGTTTATAATagttataattatttttctccCAATATCCCCttaaatcaaaataaaattaattatagAACAGGTAAAGGGgcatatttatatttaaaaaggTTACTACAAgaatga
- a CDS encoding hypothetical protein (conserved Plasmodium protein, unknown function) — translation MIDSKKRNKSRQKKNDEIENVDNPHKEEITKRTKKEDKSTQYDISFNQNMDIFINEGYYVQSCIIKELESHFNDNEGITNVYYIYEELKINENISTKVYFYTWFYYFENMILKLDNFLDMILNYSYYLLNDSCNKERIFFLIETPLKLNIHKCIDSTGHITINFNHKMFKNIEKLISEQEINNTNKKKTKKNKKDYDNTIDENCESNRNNQNIKSPNKSIDMEDDIEDDIEDYIEHNIEHNIEHNIEHNMEHNMEHNIEHNMEHNMEHNMEHTIEDDITNDIQNEKEDYIINFLKQQKIKSILYINDIFEPEHLSILFLLHTGIKDETINCIEKTYTDGVFNDQYLNKSDYNEFGILKGYDIILLRYSYEVIYFYKEKNTSLFSDYTIQNKDDEQNERKMCYPLNHNNNEIGNLNNENEINNFHNNNNFYYEHILNDQNKYPIMLTWKPHLRYVNNSTRIVLLDALNISSGMDGYIDDKNFNFDVLINDEYSYLVQYKTKMSICRLIYAVTSLFQKKLKPMVYVPYWWYNEIAFCEDNLDEPANFQLYVLNELKKDGLLKIGYRKINSAIFTMNHKDIDYIIKLAMKHDAILCTNNNDIIEYYLEMNANAKVSKFISKGTFFVLTNYL, via the exons atgatagattctaaaaaaaggaataagagtagacaaaaaaaaaatgatgaaataGAAAATGTGGATAATCCACATAAGGAGGAAATTACTAAGAGAACTAAGAAAGAAGATAAATCAACACAATATGATATTAGTTTTAATCAAAATAtggatatatttataaatgaaGGATATTATGTGCAAAGTTGTATTATTAAAGAATTAGAAAGTCattttaatgataatgaagGGATAACcaatgtatattatatatatgaagaattaaaaataaatgaaaacaTTAGTACTAAGGTATATTTCTATACATggttttattattttgaaaatatgatattaaaGCTAGACAATTTTTTAGATAtgatattaaattattcttattacTTATTGAACGATTCATGTAATAAAGAACGCatcttctttttaattGAGACACCCcttaaattaaatatacataaatgtATTGACAGCACAGGGCATATCactataaattttaatcataaaatgtttaaaaatattgaaaaacTAATTTCAGAACAAGagataaataatacaaataaaaaaaaaacaaaaaaaaataaaaaggattATGATAATACTATAGATGAAAATTGTGAATCAAATAGgaataatcaaaatattaaGTCACCTAACAAATCAATTGATATGGAAGATGATATTGAAGATGATATTGAAGATTATATTGAACATAATATTGAACATAATATTGAACATAATATTGAACATAATATGGAACATAATATGGAACATAATATTGAACATAATATGGAACATAATATGGAACATAATATGGAACATACTATTGAAGATGATATTACAAATGATATACAGaatgaaaaagaagattatataattaattttttaaaacaacaaaaaataaaaagtatcctatatattaatgatatTTTCGAACCTGAACATTtatctattttatttctacTTCATACAGGAATAAAAGATGAAACCATAAATTGCATAGAAAAAACATATACAGATGGAGTATTTAATGAtcaatatttaaataaatctGATTACAATGAATTTGGAATATTAAAAGGgtatgatattatattattaagatattcatatgaagttatatatttttataaagaaaaaaatacatcCTTATTCTCTGATTATACTATACAGAATAAAGATGACGAACAAAATGAACGGAAAATGTGTTACCCTCTAAATCATAACAATAATGAAATTGGgaatttaaataatgaaaatgaaataaataattttcataataataataatttttattatgaacacatattaaatgatcaaaataaatatcCTATTATGCTTACGTGGAAACCTCATTTAAgatatgtaaataattcTACACGAATTGTACTTTTAGATGCACTAAATATATCTTCCGGTATGGATGGATATattgatgataaaaattttaattttgaTGTTCTAataaatgatgaatattcttatttagTTCAATATAAGACAAAAATGTCTATCTGTAGATTAATATATGCAGTCACTTCATTGTTTCAAAAAAAACTAAAGCCAATG GTATATGTTCCCTACTGGTGGTACAATGAAATAGCATTTTGTGAAGATAACTTGGATGAACCAGCAAATTTTCAGTTATATGTTCTAAAT GAATTAAAGAAAGATGGCCTCTTAAAAATAGGTTATAGGAAAATTAATTCGGCAATATTTACCATGAATCATAAAG ATATAGactatattataaaattagCCATGAAACATGACGCTATTCTTTGtactaataataatgacataattgaatattatttagaa aTGAATGCAAATGCCAAAGTCTCCAAATTTATTTCTAAAGGAACCTTTTTTGTATTAACCAATTACCTATAA
- a CDS encoding hypothetical protein (conserved Plasmodium protein, unknown function), whose product MFEKKKNVFLSKYFNILKTNLVPKIDIARCDAPKMWRMAMGGMDPATPQAESFINFHNHTVTYMVFIMFTVLLSLKR is encoded by the exons atgtttgaaaaaaaaaaaaatgtatttttatccaaatattttaatatattgaaaaCAAATTTAGTACCAAAAATTGATATAGCAAG aTGTGATGCACCTAAAATGTGGAGAATGGCAATGGGCGGTATGGACCCTGCTACGCCCCAAGCTGAGTCGTTTATTAATTTTCACAATCACACTGTTACTTATATggtttttattatgttcaCTGTTCTTTTGTCATTAAAAagatga
- a CDS encoding hypothetical protein (conserved Plasmodium protein, unknown function), with amino-acid sequence MVYKKHNKKGTGPTYKNSHNRENELKKKKNTKAIKKKNDTDMMNNHQNTVILNEKDEHNVPCGLENGKDGNLLDMDKKMKLKEKDTILFEEERNPNTLNINSNSTNETLNINVSNKDGVILYKEQDENMNEEEKDNKTCDVNILPCNEKNEKKNLKNEMKKKKKSTKLYANNNNNNNNNNNSENNENKTELDIYQNEIKESYEMNNKGCKKVNKNKLTTKGKKNKMLNTNVYEHNNFNDNVMNDNVENTIYENNIDSTNMNSYQKNNKTLNEKEDKNSFIKENEGSINDINKEKEINKTIENCNDILNSSIINEGVNDYSLMNNVKNKKREYTRKYKNKKICAQDSEKNNLKVNGNEEKNKKKCMKRKNIEVQEQVHVYEKNGKDIINSDNNKINNVVDDIISKTEKNVNTNAEDNVHEENVAKRLEKEEIKNAKRSKKMKNTSIKNDDMISDNNNNIIRNISTITTNTNNTSVTITAFNHNNNNYKEDINISEDINKCLGELEDNQEKPQNDNTNNDSGGKKKYRRLLKNLEIDLSSKIIDHDISKRIRTWSGNLSLKEKINYFIKNNIATKTEYKYGKKPNTLSICNQFNLYNHLTMLNDFNRLHYYRAAMRWTGHNDVSCESGSNNLVENGNNWTNTCSVNSIRSNSINMNNSNNGDNNTLSLCYTESINSMMNTAHVNTMDNMNLYKLNNMTCGNNPYIFFENNKGCYVYNKNIIEIGTGPLSLLSINAILNGAKHVDALEVNKDASEMAKNLIEGYNLEDYIKIINCYSKVYEYKENDSHRKLKRKNLSYNFKDNSLDEHYCRNFNYDLIISEVIGDFASQEGVADIYLDLHKKIFSYRKYQEYLTHWNSSNNSTTELSISKMDSLKDRELRNEGTDTKVVDVTKINENDNIKYDDKNLSNINSEEDKNNKKLNVNIMNKEKKLTYNQFSSNSELYNCEEFFNMNIKSIPYSVTTFYCPVKFPYTDNIIYKSDQYPERTIISPKNKLLQSVTLDWSNLTLNSDGKEDTTDFGILEYLYLEQNIINQVIQKRNHIFCVKKSGPFCGFLITIDVEIRKGEHFGTKYGTCDSWYTNIVLLKNEIMLEENDLIINKTYTNLLNYNEHFVDKKTVLVSRPSYTFYGYILRPYNEYTNSDTISEDGNTMDGSSNSLSKQLNNLCNEDNYIYLDDESILLLDQLNFYEKNILSTSTCKEKQEGLYDDKDMRNNIYHTDEVKNMKEDFDKDTIKVEKKHIGKNSKEDERSQKIKKNKYFVVKKRYKKKKMELEDMEHKKPSNESKEVYEKDIEEITENYNLNAELYFEKLKDKILIYKNIKYRILTFYDPVVIDYDEQATVIYKKDDIYNSKENNVNKFVNNVYQ; translated from the coding sequence ATGGTTTATAAAAAACACAATAAAAAAGGGACAGGACccacatataaaaattctCACAATAGGGAAAATgaattaaagaaaaaaaagaacacCAAAGCaatcaaaaaaaagaatgatACAGATATGATGAATAACCATCAGAATACtgttatattaaatgagAAAGATGAACATAATGTACCTTGTGGTTTAGAGAATGGCAAAGATGGTAATTTATTGGATATGGacaaaaaaatgaaattgaaagaaaaagataCCATCCTTTTTGAAGAAGAAAGAAACCCTAATACATTGAACATTAATAGCAATTCAACAAATGAAacattaaatattaatgtaTCAAATAAGGATGGAgtaattttatataaagaacAAGATGAGAATATGAACGAAGAAGAGaaagataataaaacatGTGATGTCAATATATTACCATGTAATGaaaagaatgaaaaaaaaaatctcaagaatgaaatgaaaaaaaaaaagaaatcgacaaaattatatgctaataataataataataataataataataataatagtgaaaataatgaaaataaaactGAACTTgatatatatcaaaatgaaattaaagaatcatatgaaatgaataataaaggatgcaaaaaagtaaataaaaataaattgacaacgaagggaaaaaaaaataaaatgcttaatacaaatgtatatgaacataataattttaacGATAATGTGATGAATGATAATGTTGAAAATACCATATATGAGAATAACATAGATTCTACAAATATGAATAGTTATCAAAAGAACAATAAAACTTTAAATGAGAAAGAGGACaaaaattcttttataaaagaaaatgaaggatcaataaatgatataaataaagaaaaagaaataaataaaacaatcGAAAATTgtaatgatatattaaatagtTCCATAATAAATGAGGGAGTTAATGATTATAGTCTTATGAACAATgtcaaaaataaaaagagGGAATACacaagaaaatataaaaacaagAAAATATGTGCACAGGATAGTGAAAAGAATAATCTAAAAGTAAATGgaaatgaagaaaaaaataaaaaaaagtgtatgaaaagaaaaaatattgaagTACAAGAACAAGTGCAtgtatatgaaaaaaacgggaaagatattattaatagtgataataataagattAATAATGTTGTAGATGATATTATATCTAAAACGGAAAAGAATGTAAATACAAATGCGGAGGATAATGTTCATGAAGAAAATGTTGCTAAACGTTTGGAAAAGgaggaaataaaaaatgcaaagagaagtaaaaaaatgaaaaatacTAGTATTAAGAATGATGATATGATaagtgataataataataatattattagaaaTATTAGTACAATTACAACAAATACTAATAATACTTCAGTAACTATTACTGCCtttaatcataataataataactaTAAGGAAGACATTAATATTAGtgaagatataaataaatgtcTTGGTGAATTGGAAGATAACCAAGAAAAGCCCCAGAATGACAACACAAATAATGACAGTGGaggaaaaaagaaatatagGAGACTTTTGAAAAATTTAGAAATTGATTTAAGTAGCAAAATTATAGATCATGATATTTCTAAGAGGATTAGAACATGGAGTGGAAATTTAAgtttaaaagaaaaaattaattattttataaaaaataatattgcAACTAAAActgaatataaatatggaAAGAAACCTAATACCTTATCTATATGTAATcaatttaatttatataaccATTTAACTATGCTAAATGATTTTAATAGATTACATTATTATAGAGCAGCTATGAGATGGACTGGACATAATGATGTATCATGTGAATCAGGTAGTAATAATTTGGTAGAGAATGGAAATAATTGGACTAATACATGTTCTGTTAATTCAATAAGGAGTAATagtataaatatgaataattcaaacaatggtgataataataCCTTAAGTTTATGTTATACTGAAAGTATTAATAGTATGATGAATACTGCTCATGTAAATACAATGGACAACatgaatttatataaattaaataatatgacGTGTGGGAATAatccatatattttttttgaaaataacAAAGGTTgttatgtttataataaaaacattattGAAATAGGGACTGGTCCATTATCCTTATTATCCATTAATGCTATATTAAATGGTGCAAAACATGTAGATGCTTTAGAGGTTAATAAAGATGCTTCTGAGATGGCCAAAAATTTAATAGAAGGATATAATTTAGAGgattatattaaaattataaattgTTATTCAAAGgtatatgaatataaagaaaacGATAGTCATAGAAAATTAAAGAGAAAGAATCTTTCATACAACTTTAAGGACAACAGTTTGGATGAACATTATTGTCgtaattttaattatgaTTTAATTATAAGTGAAGTCATTGGTGATTTTGCTTCACAAGAGGGAGTGGctgatatatatttggatttacataagaaaatattttcctATAGAAAATATCAAGAATATTTAACACATTGGAATTCATCCAATAATAGTACTACGGAGTTATCCATTTCAAAAATGGATTCCTTAAAAGATAGGGAATTGAGAAATGAAGGAACAGATACAAAAGTAGTAGATGTAACAAAAATAAAcgaaaatgataatataaaatatgacgataaaaatttaagtaatattaatagtgaggaggataaaaataacaaaaaattgaatgttaatattatgaataaagAGAAGAAATTAACATACAATCAATTTTCTTCTAACAGcgaattatataattgtgaagaattttttaatatgaatatCAAAAGTATTCCATATAGTGTTACTACATTTTATTGTCCTGTTAAGTTTCCATATACcgataatataatatataaaagtgATCAATATCCTGAAAGAACTATTATTAGCcctaaaaataaattattacaatCTGTCACTTTAGATTGGTCCAATTTGACTTTAAATAGTGATGGAAAAGAAGATACTACTGATTTTGGTATATtagaatatttatatctagaacaaaatataattaatcAAGTAATACAAAAGAgaaatcatatattttgtgTTAAGAAAAGTGGTCCGTTCTGTGGATTCCTAATAACTATTGATGTAGAAATAAGAAAGGGTGAACATTTTGGTACTAAATACGGAACATGTGATAGTTGGTACACtaatattgttttattaaaaaatgaaataatgttagaagaaaatgatttaataattaataaaacatatactaatttgttaaattataatgagCATTTTGTTGATAAAAAAACAGTATTAGTTTCAAGACCTTCCTATACATTTTATGGTTATATATTAAGACcatataatgaatatacTAATTCGGATACCATTTCAGAAGATGGAAATACAATGGATGGTTCGTCTAATTCTTTATCAAAacaattaaataatttatgtaatgaggataattatatatatttggaTGATGaatctatattattattggatcaattaaatttttacgaaaaaaatatattatccaCAAGTACATGTAAAGAAAAACAGGAAGGCttatatgatgataaagaTATGAGGAATAACATATATCATACTGATgaagtaaaaaatatgaaggAGGATTTTGATAAGGACACTATAAAagtagaaaaaaaacatatagGGAAAAATTCAAAAGAAGATGAAAGATCtcaaaaaattaaaaaaaataaatattttgtggtcaaaaaaagatataagaaaaaaaaaatggaattAGAAGATATGGAACATAAAAAACCTTCTAATGAAAGCAAAGAAGTGtatgaaaaagatataGAAGAGATTActgaaaattataatttaaatgcagaattatattttgagaaattaaaagataaaattttaatatataaaaatataaaatataggATATTAACTTTTTATGATCCAGTGGTTATTGATTATGATGAACAAGCTACAgtgatatataaaaaggatgatatatataatagtaaGGAAAATAATGTAAACAAATTTGTGAATAATGTGTATCAATAA